One genomic window of Micromonospora sp. WMMD1128 includes the following:
- a CDS encoding AI-2E family transporter, with protein MDDDAGTPGPARPEPRRTEPAQPAPAPAGPRQAWSGLPWPVRTAVTWSACLLVVAAGLWLLGKVAVLLAPLAVALAGTLFLTALLDPVLVRLRRLRVPAALAALLTVLLLLGVLVGAGVLVWNLTASQFGELSQQLDEGLQRSREFVTSTLPVSDQQLDRLIEQIRQGLSGSAPDPVAGARKAAEVAGAILLGLVLLFFLLKDGRSMWHWVLRRLTGPRREVTAAAGRAGWRTLGAYSRGTMIIAAIDAIGIGLALVVLRVPLALPLALITFLGGFVPIIGATVAGAVAVLVALAANGPTTALLTLAAVIAVQQIEGNLLEPLVMRRQVQLHPAVILVVVTAGTLVAGVAGAFVSVPIAAVLWRVLDTVQRCRSGEAARTAEIAR; from the coding sequence GTGGACGACGACGCTGGTACGCCCGGACCGGCACGCCCCGAACCGAGGCGAACGGAGCCGGCCCAGCCGGCACCCGCGCCGGCCGGGCCCCGGCAGGCCTGGTCGGGGCTGCCGTGGCCGGTCCGGACGGCGGTCACGTGGAGCGCGTGCCTGTTGGTGGTGGCGGCCGGGCTGTGGCTGCTCGGCAAGGTCGCGGTGCTGCTGGCGCCGCTGGCCGTGGCGCTGGCCGGCACGCTCTTCCTCACCGCCCTGCTCGACCCGGTGCTGGTGCGGCTGCGCCGGCTCCGGGTGCCGGCCGCGCTCGCCGCGCTGCTCACCGTCCTGTTGCTGCTCGGCGTCCTGGTCGGCGCCGGTGTCCTGGTCTGGAACCTCACCGCGAGCCAGTTCGGTGAGCTGAGCCAGCAGCTCGACGAGGGCCTGCAACGGAGCCGCGAGTTCGTCACCTCCACCCTGCCGGTCAGTGACCAGCAGCTCGACCGGCTCATCGAGCAGATCCGTCAGGGCCTGAGCGGCAGCGCCCCCGACCCGGTGGCCGGTGCGCGCAAGGCCGCCGAGGTGGCCGGCGCGATCCTGCTCGGTCTGGTGCTGCTCTTCTTCCTGCTCAAGGACGGCCGGTCGATGTGGCACTGGGTGCTGCGGCGGCTGACCGGGCCACGGCGGGAGGTGACCGCCGCGGCGGGGCGGGCCGGCTGGCGGACGCTCGGCGCGTACAGCCGGGGCACGATGATCATCGCGGCGATCGACGCCATCGGCATCGGCCTGGCCCTGGTCGTGTTGCGCGTCCCGCTGGCCCTGCCGCTGGCCCTGATCACGTTCCTCGGCGGGTTCGTGCCGATCATCGGCGCCACCGTCGCCGGCGCGGTCGCGGTGCTCGTCGCGCTGGCCGCCAACGGGCCCACCACGGCCCTGCTCACGCTGGCCGCGGTGATCGCCGTGCAGCAGATCGAGGGCAATCTGCTGGAGCCGCTCGTGATGCGCCGGCAGGTCCAGCTGCACCCGGCGGTCATCCTGGTGGTGGTCACCGCCGGCACGCTCGTCGCCGGGGTCGCCGGCGCGTTCGTCTCGGTGCCGATCGCCGCGGTGCTCTGGCGGGTGCTGGACACCGTGCAGCGCTGCCGATCCGGCGAGGCCGCCCGCACCGCCGAGATCGCCCGCTGA
- a CDS encoding dienelactone hydrolase family protein has protein sequence MSVGGLVGDVSVPSGAGGVVLFAHGSGSSRHSPRNVAVAQALNARGLGTVLVDLLTIDEEAQDEVTAHLRFDIGMLAERLAGIVDWMGADPELGRLPIGLFGASTGAAAALVAAAARPDRVGAVVSRGGRPDLAGSSLSAVRAPTLLLVGGLDEEVIVLNEQARDELGKVAELRIVPGATHLFEEPGTLEQVADQAGTWFATHLRQPHPA, from the coding sequence ATTTCGGTGGGCGGGCTCGTCGGGGACGTGTCCGTCCCCTCGGGAGCCGGCGGGGTCGTGTTGTTCGCCCACGGGAGCGGCAGTTCGCGGCACAGCCCGCGCAACGTGGCGGTGGCACAGGCACTCAACGCGCGCGGGCTGGGCACGGTGCTCGTCGACCTGCTGACGATCGACGAGGAGGCGCAGGACGAGGTGACCGCCCACCTGCGCTTCGACATCGGGATGCTCGCCGAGCGGCTGGCCGGCATCGTCGACTGGATGGGCGCCGACCCGGAGCTGGGCCGCCTGCCGATCGGGCTCTTCGGCGCGAGCACCGGCGCAGCCGCCGCCCTGGTCGCCGCCGCGGCCCGGCCGGACCGGGTGGGCGCGGTGGTCTCCCGGGGCGGACGGCCCGACCTGGCCGGCAGCTCACTGAGCGCGGTACGGGCGCCGACGCTGCTGCTCGTCGGCGGGTTGGACGAGGAGGTGATCGTGCTCAACGAGCAGGCGCGGGACGAACTGGGCAAGGTGGCGGAACTGCGCATCGTGCCCGGCGCGACCCACCTCTTCGAGGAGCCCGGCACGTTGGAGCAGGTGGCCGACCAGGCCGGCACCTGGTTCGCCACCCACCTGCGCCAACCTCATCCGGCCTGA
- a CDS encoding MerR family transcriptional regulator, with translation MRIGELAERAGTSTRTLRYYETHGLVRPRRSANGYRIYDDAELRVVHEIRSLLAIGFGLDDIRPFVACLRAGHDSGDVCPDSVAVLRRKLAEVDDYLDRLGSVRRRLHDQLARAITHREETCLRTRRPAD, from the coding sequence ATGCGGATCGGGGAGTTGGCGGAGCGGGCCGGGACGAGCACCCGGACGCTGCGCTACTACGAGACCCACGGGCTGGTCCGGCCGCGCCGGTCCGCGAACGGCTACCGGATCTACGACGACGCGGAGCTGCGCGTCGTGCACGAGATCCGCTCCCTGCTGGCGATCGGCTTCGGGCTGGACGACATCCGCCCGTTCGTCGCCTGTCTCCGCGCCGGGCACGACTCCGGCGACGTCTGCCCCGACTCGGTGGCGGTGCTGCGGCGCAAGCTCGCCGAGGTGGACGACTACCTCGACCGGCTCGGCTCGGTCCGCCGCCGGTTGCACGACCAACTCGCCCGCGCGATCACCCATCGGGAGGAAACATGCCTCAGGACACGCAGGCCGGCCGACTGA
- the trxA gene encoding thioredoxin — MPQDTQAGRLTAVTDATFAETVLAADRPVVVDFWAEWCPPCRVVSKHLAELAEEFGDALRFVALNTDENPTTARAYQVMSAPTMLVFRDGQVVGSTVGSRPKNHLRQSFARHLDG, encoded by the coding sequence ATGCCTCAGGACACGCAGGCCGGCCGACTGACCGCGGTCACCGACGCCACGTTCGCGGAAACCGTGCTGGCCGCCGACCGCCCGGTCGTGGTCGACTTCTGGGCCGAGTGGTGCCCGCCGTGCCGGGTGGTCTCGAAACACCTGGCCGAGCTGGCCGAGGAGTTCGGCGACGCGCTGCGATTCGTCGCGCTTAACACCGACGAGAATCCCACCACCGCCCGGGCCTACCAGGTGATGTCCGCGCCGACCATGCTCGTCTTCCGCGACGGCCAGGTCGTCGGCTCGACAGTCGGTTCGCGGCCCAAGAACCACCTGCGGCAGAGCTTCGCCCGCCACCTGGACGGTTGA
- a CDS encoding glycoside hydrolase family 65 protein — MIRERSYPVEPWHIREVRLDMDVLAQSESVFALSNGHIGLRGNLDEGEPHGLPGTYLNSFFELRPLPYAEAGFGFPESGQTIVNVTNGKLIRLLVDDEPLDVRYGELLAHERVLDMRAGTLQRELHWRSPAGREVKVRSTRLVSFTHRSVAMINYEVEAVDGPLRLILQSELVANESLPPQSRDPRVAAVLESPLQAEEELTTDDGGLLIHRTKVSGLRVGAAMGHDVHGPEHTTIESEGYEDWVRTTIGCVLKPGEKLRVVKYLTYGWSSRRSLPALRDQVGAALSSARLDGWDGLRRAQREYLDEFWDAADVRVEGDPEVQQAVRFGLFHVLQAGARAERRPISSKGLTGPGYDGHAFWDTEMFVLPVLTYTQPSAVKDALQWRYDTMAQAQERARTLNLEGAAFPWRTIEGAESSAYWPAGTAAFHIAADIADALRRYVLVTGDDALEREVGLELLVETARLWRSLGHHDRAGRFHIDGVTGPDEYTAVKNDNVYTNLMAQRNLLTAADCAMRYRDQALDLGVTEEEAAAWRDAAQDMHVPYDSEIDVHEQVEGFTRLQEWDFEHTPPEKYPLLLHYPYFDLYRKQVVKQSDLVLAMHWRGDAFSAAEKLRNFTYYERRTVRDSSLSACTQAVLAAEVGFPELAHRYLREAALMDLHDLNENTRDGVHMASLAGAWIALVAGFGGLRDHDGTLSFAPRLSSRLSRLEFSLQWRSLRLRVDVRPHQTTYSLRNGGPDTALELLHHGEKLRVTSGQPVTVPVPQKNESGPQPEQPPGRAPLMHLPEHAG; from the coding sequence ATGATCCGGGAACGCTCCTACCCGGTCGAGCCCTGGCATATCCGCGAGGTGCGGCTCGACATGGACGTGCTGGCCCAGTCCGAGTCGGTCTTCGCGCTCTCCAACGGCCACATCGGGCTGCGCGGCAACCTCGACGAGGGTGAGCCGCACGGCCTGCCCGGCACCTACCTGAACTCGTTCTTCGAGCTGCGCCCGCTGCCGTACGCGGAGGCCGGCTTCGGCTTCCCCGAATCCGGGCAGACCATCGTCAACGTCACGAACGGCAAGCTGATCCGGCTGCTCGTCGACGACGAGCCGTTGGACGTCCGCTACGGCGAGCTGCTCGCCCACGAGCGGGTCCTCGACATGCGCGCCGGCACGCTCCAGCGGGAGCTGCACTGGCGTTCCCCGGCCGGCCGCGAGGTCAAGGTCCGCAGCACCCGGCTGGTGTCGTTCACCCACCGCTCCGTCGCGATGATCAACTATGAGGTGGAGGCCGTCGACGGGCCGCTGCGGCTGATCCTCCAGTCCGAGCTGGTGGCCAACGAGTCGCTGCCGCCGCAGAGCCGCGACCCGCGCGTGGCCGCCGTGCTGGAGTCACCGTTGCAGGCGGAGGAGGAGCTGACCACCGACGACGGCGGCCTGCTCATCCACCGCACCAAGGTCAGCGGCCTGCGGGTCGGCGCCGCCATGGGCCACGACGTGCACGGCCCGGAACACACCACGATCGAATCCGAGGGGTACGAGGACTGGGTCCGCACCACCATCGGTTGCGTGCTCAAGCCCGGCGAGAAGCTGCGCGTGGTCAAGTACCTGACGTACGGCTGGTCCAGCCGGCGGTCCCTGCCGGCGCTGCGCGACCAGGTCGGCGCCGCCCTGTCCTCCGCCCGCCTCGACGGCTGGGACGGGCTGCGGCGCGCGCAGCGGGAATACCTCGACGAGTTCTGGGACGCCGCCGACGTGCGGGTCGAGGGCGACCCGGAGGTCCAGCAGGCGGTCCGGTTCGGCCTCTTCCACGTGCTCCAGGCCGGCGCCCGGGCGGAACGGCGGCCGATCTCGTCCAAGGGCCTCACCGGCCCCGGTTACGACGGCCACGCGTTCTGGGACACCGAGATGTTCGTGCTGCCGGTGCTGACGTACACACAGCCCAGCGCCGTGAAGGACGCGTTGCAGTGGCGCTACGACACCATGGCCCAGGCGCAGGAGCGGGCCCGCACGTTGAACCTGGAGGGCGCCGCGTTCCCGTGGCGCACCATCGAGGGGGCGGAGTCGTCGGCATACTGGCCGGCCGGGACCGCCGCGTTCCACATCGCCGCCGACATCGCCGACGCGCTGCGCCGCTACGTGCTGGTCACCGGCGACGACGCGCTGGAGCGGGAGGTCGGGCTGGAACTGCTCGTCGAGACCGCGCGGCTGTGGCGCTCGCTCGGCCACCACGACCGCGCCGGCCGGTTCCACATCGACGGCGTGACCGGCCCGGACGAGTACACCGCGGTCAAGAACGACAACGTCTACACCAACCTGATGGCGCAGCGGAACCTGCTCACCGCCGCCGACTGCGCGATGCGCTACCGGGACCAGGCCCTCGACCTCGGCGTCACCGAGGAGGAGGCCGCCGCCTGGCGGGACGCCGCCCAGGACATGCACGTCCCGTACGACTCCGAGATCGACGTGCACGAGCAGGTGGAGGGCTTCACCCGGTTGCAGGAGTGGGACTTCGAGCACACGCCGCCGGAGAAGTACCCGCTGCTGCTGCACTACCCCTACTTCGACCTGTACCGCAAGCAGGTGGTCAAGCAGTCCGACCTGGTGCTTGCCATGCACTGGCGGGGCGACGCGTTCAGCGCCGCCGAGAAGCTGCGGAACTTCACCTACTACGAGCGGCGCACCGTCCGCGACTCGTCGCTGAGCGCCTGCACCCAGGCGGTCCTCGCGGCCGAGGTGGGCTTCCCCGAGCTGGCCCACCGCTATCTGCGCGAGGCCGCGCTGATGGACCTGCACGACCTGAACGAGAACACCCGCGACGGCGTGCACATGGCGTCGCTGGCCGGCGCCTGGATCGCGCTCGTCGCCGGCTTCGGCGGGTTGCGCGACCACGACGGGACGCTTTCCTTCGCGCCCCGGCTCTCCAGCCGACTCAGCCGCCTGGAGTTCTCGTTGCAGTGGCGGTCGCTGCGGCTGCGCGTCGACGTCCGGCCGCACCAGACGACGTACTCGCTGCGCAACGGCGGGCCGGACACGGCGCTGGAACTGCTGCACCACGGCGAGAAGCTGCGGGTCACAAGCGGCCAGCCGGTCACCGTGCCGGTGCCGCAGAAAAACGAGTCGGGGCCGCAGCCGGAGCAGCCGCCGGGCCGCGCGCCACTGATGCACCTGCCGGAACACGCCGGCTGA
- a CDS encoding beta-phosphoglucomutase family hydrolase produces the protein MLGLPAHVTACLFDLDGVLTQTAKVHNAAWAETFDAFLRRRSDETGEPFRPFDPGPDYNRYVDGRPRADGVRSFLESRGITLPEGTPDDPPDADTVNGVGNRKNVVLLQRIEHDGVEVYDGSVRYLEAATSAGLRRAVVSASANCAAVVHAAGLDRWLEARVDGVVAREQKLQGKPHPDTFVEGARLLGVEPARAAVFEDALAGVAAGRAGGFGYVIGVDRVGQADELRAHGADVVVTDLADLLTTEPAA, from the coding sequence ATGCTGGGCCTACCCGCGCACGTGACCGCGTGTCTCTTCGATCTGGATGGTGTACTGACGCAGACCGCCAAGGTGCACAACGCCGCCTGGGCCGAGACGTTCGACGCCTTCCTGCGGCGTCGGTCGGACGAGACCGGCGAGCCGTTCCGCCCGTTCGACCCCGGGCCGGACTACAACCGATACGTGGACGGCAGACCGCGCGCCGACGGGGTGCGCTCATTCCTGGAATCCCGCGGCATCACGCTGCCCGAGGGCACCCCCGACGACCCGCCGGATGCGGACACCGTCAACGGCGTCGGCAACCGCAAGAACGTCGTCCTGCTCCAACGGATCGAACACGACGGCGTCGAGGTCTACGACGGCTCGGTGCGCTACCTGGAGGCCGCCACCTCGGCCGGGCTGCGCCGCGCGGTCGTCTCGGCCAGCGCCAACTGCGCGGCCGTGGTGCACGCCGCCGGGCTGGACCGCTGGCTCGAAGCCCGCGTCGACGGGGTTGTCGCCCGCGAACAGAAGCTCCAGGGCAAGCCGCACCCGGACACGTTCGTCGAAGGCGCGCGGCTGCTCGGCGTCGAACCGGCGCGGGCCGCCGTCTTCGAGGACGCGCTCGCCGGCGTGGCCGCCGGGCGGGCCGGCGGCTTCGGGTACGTGATCGGCGTCGACCGGGTCGGCCAGGCCGACGAGCTGCGCGCGCACGGCGCCGACGTGGTGGTCACCGACCTCGCCGACCTGCTCACCACGGAGCCGGCCGCATGA
- a CDS encoding DUF4442 domain-containing protein — translation MSIDSRQVAAALLEAVPFARTLGIQIVEVAPEADGGVRAVVRLPDDPAHHNHVGGPHAGATFTLGETASGAVVMAAFGQVLDRAVPLAVTATIRYRKVAMGSVLATARLGRPPADVLAELDAGRRPEFPVEVELGTEDGTVTSSLTVTWTLRPHR, via the coding sequence ATGTCCATCGACTCGCGGCAGGTGGCGGCGGCCCTCCTCGAAGCCGTGCCGTTCGCCCGTACCCTCGGCATCCAGATCGTCGAGGTCGCGCCCGAGGCCGACGGCGGAGTCCGGGCCGTGGTCCGGCTCCCCGACGATCCGGCGCACCACAACCACGTGGGCGGCCCCCACGCCGGCGCCACGTTCACGCTCGGTGAGACCGCGTCCGGCGCGGTGGTGATGGCCGCCTTCGGGCAGGTGCTCGACCGGGCCGTACCCCTGGCCGTGACCGCGACCATCCGCTACCGCAAGGTGGCGATGGGGTCGGTGCTGGCCACGGCGCGGCTCGGGCGTCCGCCGGCCGACGTGCTCGCCGAGCTGGACGCCGGGCGGCGGCCCGAGTTCCCGGTCGAGGTGGAACTCGGCACCGAGGACGGCACCGTCACCTCGTCGCTCACCGTTACGTGGACGCTGCGCCCGCACCGCTGA
- a CDS encoding Fic family protein produces MIYRTPELSDHDRNVLGEIHDMRHTLADVLRSPRRWTGGLRRTMLARAILGSNSIEGYVVAEDDAAAALDGEEPLSADDRTFAEIRGYRQALGYVLQTAGDPYFRFETSTIRSMHYMMLSHDLAKSPGQYRKGPIYVHDERTDRRVYEGADADDVPHLMEELAEDLRSDATTSPLVKASMAHLNLVMIHPFRDGNGRMARALQTLVLSRRAIVEPAFSSIEEWLGSNTEDYYRVLAITGQGHWNPEGQAHLWVSFNLRAHHMQAQTVARRFREASEIWSELDSIVAERKLPERVTDLLYEAVLGYRVRRSGYVKLSDVEERTATRDLTNLADQGLLEARGERRGRHYVAGSTLAEVRERVRAARAPVSDPYPDMPVRLATGAATAAEPSDKP; encoded by the coding sequence ATGATCTACAGAACGCCCGAACTCAGCGACCATGACCGTAATGTCCTGGGCGAGATCCACGACATGCGCCACACTCTCGCGGATGTCTTGCGCAGCCCCCGCCGTTGGACCGGCGGGCTACGACGCACCATGCTGGCCCGGGCCATCCTCGGCTCCAACAGCATCGAGGGTTACGTGGTGGCCGAGGACGATGCCGCCGCCGCGCTCGACGGCGAGGAGCCGCTGAGCGCTGACGATCGCACCTTCGCCGAAATCCGCGGATATCGACAAGCCTTGGGCTACGTGCTGCAGACCGCCGGTGACCCGTACTTCCGCTTCGAGACGTCGACGATCCGGAGCATGCATTACATGATGCTTTCGCACGACCTGGCCAAGAGCCCCGGCCAATACCGCAAAGGGCCGATCTACGTGCACGACGAGCGGACCGACCGACGTGTGTACGAAGGCGCGGACGCCGACGACGTCCCTCACCTGATGGAGGAACTGGCCGAAGACCTGCGGTCGGACGCCACCACCTCTCCGCTCGTCAAGGCATCCATGGCACACCTGAACCTGGTGATGATCCACCCGTTCCGGGACGGTAACGGACGAATGGCTCGCGCGCTCCAGACCCTGGTGCTCTCGCGACGAGCCATCGTGGAGCCCGCGTTCTCCAGCATCGAGGAGTGGTTGGGGAGCAACACCGAGGACTACTACCGGGTGTTGGCGATCACCGGCCAGGGGCACTGGAACCCGGAAGGGCAGGCGCACCTCTGGGTGTCGTTCAATCTGCGCGCCCATCACATGCAGGCCCAGACCGTTGCCCGCCGATTCCGGGAGGCGTCTGAGATCTGGTCGGAACTTGACTCGATCGTCGCCGAAAGAAAGCTTCCCGAGCGTGTGACCGATCTGCTCTACGAGGCGGTGCTGGGATACCGTGTCCGCCGCTCCGGGTACGTCAAGCTCTCCGATGTGGAGGAGAGGACGGCAACCCGGGACCTGACCAACCTTGCCGATCAGGGCCTGCTCGAAGCACGCGGGGAGCGGCGAGGACGACACTACGTTGCCGGATCGACGCTGGCCGAGGTGCGGGAGAGGGTCCGCGCCGCCCGGGCTCCAGTGAGCGACCCCTACCCGGACATGCCGGTCCGTCTCGCGACTGGGGCTGCCACGGCAGCCGAGCCCAGTGACAAACCATAG
- a CDS encoding TetR/AcrR family transcriptional regulator C-terminal domain-containing protein codes for MALSRARIATTAIRLADADGLDGLSLRKLAKELGVGPMRLYDYVVNRSELLDLMVDSVYARIAESAGIGEGARVPEAEGWRDAVVTIARATREAALDHEWLVDLLGARPHLGPHALAVGEATVAALNRAPGVRDIGALQRASGALGAFLVGALRREITERRTARATGTDVSAWQSALGPYLRRMLDTGRYPTMARLVVDGAHLDAEETFHHNLSTILDGVAEITGR; via the coding sequence GTGGCGCTGAGCCGGGCGCGGATCGCCACCACGGCGATCCGGCTCGCCGACGCGGACGGTCTCGACGGGCTGTCGTTGCGCAAACTCGCCAAGGAGTTGGGCGTGGGCCCGATGCGCCTCTACGACTACGTGGTCAACCGGTCCGAACTGCTCGACCTGATGGTCGACTCGGTCTACGCCCGCATCGCGGAGTCCGCCGGGATCGGGGAGGGTGCCCGGGTTCCCGAGGCCGAAGGCTGGCGCGACGCCGTGGTGACCATCGCCCGGGCGACGCGTGAGGCCGCCCTCGACCACGAGTGGCTCGTCGACCTGCTCGGCGCGCGGCCACACCTGGGACCGCACGCACTCGCCGTCGGCGAGGCCACCGTCGCCGCGCTCAACCGGGCCCCCGGCGTACGCGACATCGGCGCTCTCCAGCGGGCCTCGGGCGCCCTCGGCGCGTTCCTCGTCGGCGCGCTCCGCCGGGAGATCACCGAGCGCCGCACCGCGCGGGCCACCGGCACCGACGTGTCGGCGTGGCAGTCCGCGCTCGGTCCCTACCTGAGGCGGATGCTCGACACCGGCCGCTATCCCACCATGGCCCGGCTCGTCGTCGACGGCGCCCATCTCGACGCCGAGGAGACCTTCCACCACAACCTGAGCACGATCCTGGACGGCGTCGCCGAGATCACGGGCCGGTGA
- a CDS encoding FAD-dependent monooxygenase, translated as MRIAIAGGGLGGLTLARILRRHGIGAVVYEREPHRAARTQGGSLDLHPESGQHALAAAGLEARFRSAARPQGEEHRILDPDGRVLLHHEPPPDTFDGRPEIDRTVLRDLLLDSLPGDAVAWGRRLVTATPRPGGGFELTFDGGDRADCDVLVGADGARSVVRPLLTDVTLSAVSAHVELNISDIDRRYPQLAEMIGPGNFWCIGVRQILSAQRLGDGSVRVGISLPADDRDLDVYRSKRALLDLFDGWNPHLTALIEAGDGTPIPRRIEAMPADTRWDHRPGITLVGDAAHLMPPVGEGANQAMLDAAELAAALAADPTTAIPVYEEAMFARIRPIAEMSARVQAMMLSSTAAAEIVRFFTPRETEPATGA; from the coding sequence ATGCGAATCGCGATCGCCGGTGGCGGCCTGGGCGGCCTGACGCTGGCCCGCATCCTGCGCCGGCACGGCATCGGCGCGGTGGTCTACGAGCGCGAGCCGCACCGCGCCGCGCGGACGCAGGGCGGGTCACTCGACCTGCACCCGGAGTCCGGGCAGCACGCCCTGGCCGCGGCCGGTCTCGAAGCCCGCTTCCGGTCCGCGGCCCGACCGCAGGGCGAGGAGCACCGCATCCTCGACCCGGACGGCCGCGTCCTCCTGCACCACGAGCCACCACCCGACACGTTCGACGGGCGTCCCGAGATCGACCGGACCGTGTTGCGTGACCTGCTGCTCGACTCGCTCCCCGGGGACGCGGTGGCGTGGGGCCGCCGGCTCGTCACGGCGACGCCACGGCCCGGCGGGGGTTTCGAGCTGACGTTCGACGGTGGCGACCGCGCCGACTGCGACGTCCTCGTCGGCGCGGACGGCGCACGTTCGGTGGTCCGGCCGCTGCTGACCGACGTCACCCTGTCCGCCGTCTCCGCCCATGTGGAACTCAACATCAGCGACATCGACAGGCGTTATCCCCAGCTCGCCGAGATGATCGGGCCCGGCAACTTCTGGTGCATCGGCGTGCGCCAGATCCTGTCCGCGCAGCGCCTCGGCGACGGCAGCGTCCGGGTCGGGATCTCCCTGCCGGCGGACGATCGCGATCTCGACGTCTACCGCAGCAAGCGGGCCCTGCTCGACCTGTTCGACGGCTGGAACCCCCACCTCACCGCCCTCATCGAAGCCGGCGACGGCACCCCGATCCCGCGCCGGATCGAGGCGATGCCCGCCGACACGCGCTGGGACCATCGACCGGGCATCACCCTCGTCGGCGACGCCGCGCACCTCATGCCGCCGGTCGGTGAGGGCGCCAACCAGGCGATGCTCGACGCCGCCGAGCTGGCCGCGGCCCTCGCCGCCGATCCCACGACGGCCATTCCGGTGTACGAGGAAGCGATGTTCGCCCGGATCCGACCGATCGCGGAGATGTCGGCGCGGGTGCAGGCGATGATGCTGTCCTCCACCGCAGCCGCCGAGATCGTCCGCTTCTTCACGCCCCGGGAGACCGAGCCGGCCACCGGCGCTTGA
- a CDS encoding DUF397 domain-containing protein, whose amino-acid sequence MELTGATWRKSTRSSGNGGNCVEVADNLPGVVGVRDSKDRRGPALTFTPASWAAFVAQTKRA is encoded by the coding sequence ATGGAGCTGACCGGCGCGACCTGGCGTAAGAGCACCCGCAGCAGCGGCAACGGCGGCAACTGCGTGGAGGTGGCGGACAACCTGCCCGGCGTGGTCGGGGTCCGCGACAGCAAGGACCGGCGGGGGCCGGCGCTGACGTTCACACCGGCGAGTTGGGCGGCGTTCGTCGCCCAGACCAAGCGCGCCTGA
- a CDS encoding helix-turn-helix transcriptional regulator: MSRASLWELFAGELRRLRTEAGLTQEALAERVSYSASLVAAVEQCRRAPRTEFTERCDEVLNGGGLLVRIRAALVRESLLPWFREWVGIEQEATALRSYEALVVPGLLQTEEYARALYEGAAQFVGEALEQQVAARMARQAVLDGPAPPQLVVVLDHSVLSRPVGGPKVMREQLAHLVEMGRRPRVHLHLVPETVGSYPGLNGAFVLATPADGDDVGYLDNQLHGSIVERAADVKSLRQTWESVRAEAMPHGATLAAISEAAKRWS, encoded by the coding sequence ATGAGCCGTGCGTCATTGTGGGAACTCTTCGCCGGTGAGCTGCGCCGGCTCCGCACCGAGGCCGGGCTGACCCAGGAGGCGCTCGCCGAGCGGGTGAGCTATTCGGCATCGCTGGTGGCGGCCGTCGAGCAGTGCCGTCGCGCGCCGCGCACCGAGTTCACCGAGCGCTGCGACGAGGTGCTCAACGGCGGCGGCCTGCTGGTCCGCATCCGGGCCGCGCTGGTGCGGGAGTCGTTGCTTCCGTGGTTCCGCGAGTGGGTGGGCATCGAGCAGGAGGCGACCGCGCTGCGCAGCTACGAAGCGCTTGTGGTCCCGGGCCTGTTGCAGACCGAGGAGTACGCCCGCGCGCTCTACGAGGGTGCCGCGCAGTTCGTCGGCGAGGCGCTGGAGCAGCAGGTGGCCGCACGGATGGCCCGGCAGGCGGTGCTGGATGGGCCGGCGCCGCCGCAACTCGTAGTGGTGCTCGACCATTCGGTACTGAGCCGTCCGGTGGGTGGGCCGAAGGTGATGCGCGAGCAGTTGGCGCACCTGGTCGAGATGGGTCGCCGGCCGCGGGTGCACCTGCACCTGGTGCCGGAGACGGTCGGGTCCTACCCGGGGCTCAACGGCGCGTTCGTGCTCGCCACCCCGGCGGACGGCGACGACGTGGGCTACCTGGACAACCAGTTGCACGGCTCCATCGTGGAGCGCGCGGCGGACGTAAAATCGCTGCGGCAGACCTGGGAATCCGTCCGCGCGGAGGCGATGCCGCACGGTGCGACCCTGGCGGCGATCTCGGAGGCGGCGAAACGATGGAGCTGA